A window of Sporichthya brevicatena contains these coding sequences:
- a CDS encoding enoyl-CoA hydratase/isomerase family protein — protein MGADSSPDDNGIVHVDRDPVSHIARITFDNPSKKNAMNLDMVNTLGRALDELAVDDDIKVVVLRGVGGIFTTGADLSQAYNWYAKEGDTRRPSQRRRLAVDRAGQRIFHEFIGYPKVTITQVEAYAFGAGLELALASDLAVVGRTAKLGMPATKFLGPVLGNLHLFFHRLGPNITRDLLLTGRQAVASEYEHAHIFARVVADEDVAATTEELATLVARMPADGIAIAKEAYRLVEGQTALAAEETCAYLFHSYGTNLRFEEDEFNFVKERSRSGSTGAAFKKRDEFYDGGAGDRGE, from the coding sequence GTGGGAGCAGACTCCAGCCCGGACGACAACGGCATCGTCCACGTCGACCGCGACCCCGTCAGCCACATCGCGCGCATCACCTTCGACAACCCGTCGAAGAAGAACGCGATGAACCTCGACATGGTGAACACGCTGGGCCGGGCGCTCGACGAGCTCGCCGTCGACGACGACATCAAGGTCGTCGTGCTCCGCGGCGTCGGGGGCATCTTCACCACGGGGGCGGACCTCTCGCAGGCGTACAACTGGTACGCCAAGGAGGGCGACACCCGCCGGCCCAGCCAGCGGCGACGCCTCGCGGTCGACCGCGCCGGGCAGCGCATCTTCCACGAGTTCATCGGCTACCCGAAGGTGACGATCACCCAGGTCGAGGCCTACGCCTTCGGTGCGGGCCTGGAGCTGGCCCTGGCCAGCGACCTCGCCGTCGTGGGACGGACCGCGAAGCTCGGCATGCCGGCGACCAAGTTCCTCGGCCCGGTGCTCGGCAACCTGCATCTGTTCTTCCACCGGCTCGGGCCGAACATCACCCGCGACCTCCTGCTGACGGGACGTCAGGCGGTGGCGTCGGAGTACGAGCACGCGCACATCTTCGCCCGCGTCGTCGCCGACGAGGACGTCGCCGCCACCACCGAGGAACTCGCGACGCTGGTCGCCCGGATGCCTGCCGACGGCATCGCGATCGCGAAGGAGGCGTACCGGCTCGTCGAGGGCCAGACCGCCCTCGCGGCGGAGGAGACCTGCGCGTACCTGTTCCACAGCTACGGCACGAACCTCCGGTTCGAGGAGGACGAGTTCAACTTCGTCAAGGAGCGCTCGCGGTCCGGCAGCACCGGCGCCGCCTTCAAGAAGCGCGACGAGTTCTACGACGGCGGCGCGGGGGACCGCGGCGAATGA
- a CDS encoding acyl-CoA carboxylase subunit beta → MPVLTSALDVRSEGYLAAREAAQAVLDAHAEQLQVAAAGGGAKAQERLRSRGKLPVRDRVALLLDRAGAFLELSPIAGWGSDDPLGGGMVTGIGQVRGRWVMVVANDPTQRGGSLSPTSVAKTLRAMEVARSNRLPVVLLVESGGADLPKQADIFVPGGEQFRRLAQLSRAGIPTIAAVFGSSTAGGAYLPGMSDYTVLVKERAQVFLGGPPLVKMAIDEDVDEETLGGADMHARVSGLADYLALDEADAIRLTREIVGRLSDARRAPGGPPPAYDPDELLGVVPADIRVPFDMREVLARFVDGSEFEEFKGPYGSNLVCGWTSLHGMPLAVLANNGVLFNEESQKGAQFIQLVERQGIPLLFCQNITGFMIGSEREKRGIIKDGAKLINAVSNVDVPKLTLMVGASYGAGNYAMAGKAYEPRLVLSWPSHRIAVMGGRQLAGVMSIVRRRSAESRGEPYDEAVDAAVRAATERQIEEESSPLYATGRLWDDGMIDPRMTRNALGVALSAATQTETVPSPDFGVWRH, encoded by the coding sequence GTGCCGGTTCTGACCTCCGCCCTGGACGTGCGGTCCGAGGGTTATCTGGCCGCGCGCGAGGCCGCGCAGGCTGTCCTGGACGCCCACGCCGAACAGCTTCAGGTCGCCGCCGCGGGCGGTGGCGCGAAGGCTCAGGAGCGGCTGCGTTCGCGCGGCAAGCTGCCGGTCCGCGACCGGGTCGCGCTCCTGCTCGACCGCGCCGGCGCCTTCCTCGAGCTCTCGCCGATCGCCGGCTGGGGCTCCGACGACCCGCTCGGCGGCGGCATGGTCACCGGCATCGGACAGGTCCGCGGCCGGTGGGTGATGGTGGTCGCGAACGACCCGACGCAGCGCGGCGGTTCGCTCTCGCCGACCTCGGTCGCGAAGACGCTGCGCGCGATGGAGGTCGCGCGGTCGAACCGGCTGCCGGTCGTGCTCCTCGTCGAGAGCGGCGGCGCCGACCTGCCCAAGCAGGCGGACATCTTCGTCCCCGGCGGCGAGCAGTTCCGCCGGCTCGCGCAGCTCTCCCGCGCCGGCATCCCGACGATCGCCGCGGTGTTCGGCTCCTCGACCGCCGGCGGCGCGTACCTGCCCGGCATGAGCGACTACACCGTGCTGGTCAAGGAGCGCGCGCAGGTGTTCCTCGGCGGCCCGCCGCTGGTGAAGATGGCGATCGACGAGGACGTCGACGAGGAGACTCTCGGCGGAGCCGACATGCACGCCCGCGTCTCCGGCCTCGCCGACTACCTCGCGCTCGACGAGGCGGACGCCATCCGCCTGACGCGCGAGATCGTCGGCCGCCTCTCCGACGCGCGCCGCGCCCCGGGTGGACCGCCGCCGGCCTACGACCCCGACGAGCTGCTCGGCGTCGTGCCCGCGGACATCCGCGTCCCGTTCGACATGCGCGAGGTGCTCGCCCGCTTCGTGGACGGTTCGGAGTTCGAGGAGTTCAAGGGCCCGTACGGCTCGAACCTCGTCTGCGGGTGGACGTCGCTGCACGGAATGCCGCTCGCGGTGCTCGCGAACAACGGCGTGCTGTTCAACGAGGAGTCGCAGAAGGGCGCGCAGTTCATCCAGCTCGTCGAGCGGCAGGGCATTCCGCTGCTGTTCTGCCAGAACATCACCGGCTTCATGATCGGCTCCGAGCGCGAGAAGCGCGGCATCATCAAGGACGGCGCGAAGCTGATCAACGCCGTCTCCAACGTCGATGTCCCGAAGCTGACGCTGATGGTCGGCGCCTCCTACGGTGCCGGCAACTACGCGATGGCCGGCAAGGCGTACGAGCCGCGGCTGGTGCTGAGCTGGCCGTCGCACCGCATCGCGGTCATGGGCGGACGGCAGCTCGCCGGCGTCATGTCGATCGTGCGACGCCGGTCCGCGGAGTCCCGCGGCGAGCCGTACGACGAGGCCGTCGACGCGGCGGTGCGCGCGGCGACGGAGCGTCAGATCGAGGAGGAGTCCTCCCCGCTGTACGCGACGGGCCGGCTCTGGGACGACGGAATGATCGACCCGCGGATGACGCGGAACGCTCTCGGGGTCGCCCTCTCCGCCGCGACGCAGACCGAGACCGTCCCCAGCCCGGACTTCGGGGTGTGGCGGCACTGA
- a CDS encoding FadR/GntR family transcriptional regulator, which translates to MAGGQGTTFGSARRRVSLPKAADLVADDLRREIASGTFADGELLPPGTVLLERYGISRPTLREALRVLASENLISLSARTQGARVTLPSTDVAANYAGVLMQLRGTTLLDLERTRAVIEPPAARLLAEADDREAALDKLRAALDTEKQAIASGDAVAAGRAALDFHDAVVELSGNVTLATTFALVQSVVQRHQDLRLSEGSDPSDHEAHLRNLGIANRAHAKLIRLIEAGDADGTEAHWRAHAEIVAEALVENDDARRIVDIV; encoded by the coding sequence ATGGCGGGCGGGCAGGGGACAACCTTCGGGTCCGCACGTCGTCGCGTCAGCCTGCCCAAGGCCGCCGACCTCGTCGCCGACGACCTGCGCCGCGAGATCGCGTCCGGCACCTTCGCCGACGGCGAGCTCCTCCCGCCGGGGACGGTGCTGCTGGAGCGCTACGGCATCTCGCGCCCGACGCTGCGCGAAGCGCTGCGCGTGCTGGCGTCGGAGAACCTGATCAGCCTGTCCGCGCGGACGCAGGGCGCGCGCGTGACGCTCCCCTCGACCGACGTCGCCGCCAACTACGCGGGCGTGCTCATGCAGCTGCGCGGGACGACACTGCTCGACCTGGAGCGCACCCGGGCGGTGATCGAACCCCCGGCCGCCCGGCTGCTCGCCGAGGCCGACGACCGCGAGGCCGCCCTCGACAAACTGCGGGCCGCCCTCGACACCGAGAAGCAGGCCATCGCCTCCGGCGACGCCGTCGCCGCGGGCCGCGCCGCGCTGGACTTCCACGACGCGGTCGTCGAGCTGTCCGGCAACGTCACGCTCGCGACCACGTTCGCGCTCGTGCAGTCGGTGGTGCAACGCCACCAGGACCTGCGGCTGTCCGAGGGTTCCGACCCCTCCGACCACGAGGCGCACCTGCGCAACCTCGGCATCGCCAACCGCGCGCACGCCAAGCTGATCCGGCTCATCGAGGCCGGCGACGCCGACGGCACCGAGGCCCACTGGCGCGCGCACGCCGAGATCGTCGCCGAGGCCCTGGTCGAGAACGACGACGCCCGCCGCATCGTGGACATCGTCTGA
- a CDS encoding SDR family NAD(P)-dependent oxidoreductase, which produces MSLTVAGRSAPRILVVGASQGMGRAAALRLASGGARVALVARTSADLDVVAKDVSAAGAADVLTVAADVTDPAAVAAAVDAPAARWGGLDGLVNAVGLCEPVSGGFLETDDGHWQRAFDAVLLYAVRTCRAALPHLLDGGGAIVNVSAMSSRHYLPMMPHYSSQKLALAHLTKNLAKEFGARGIRTNAVMPGMVESDAVAKRKAAAMAEHGWDDEQFFEYVNTKYSQCTYGGRLGQPDEVGAAIAWLLSDDASYVNGAWLPVDGGSAF; this is translated from the coding sequence ATGAGCCTCACCGTGGCCGGACGCTCCGCACCTCGGATTCTCGTCGTCGGCGCGAGCCAGGGCATGGGACGCGCCGCGGCGTTGCGGCTCGCGTCCGGCGGCGCGCGCGTCGCGTTGGTGGCTCGGACGTCGGCCGATCTCGACGTCGTCGCGAAGGACGTCTCCGCCGCCGGCGCGGCGGACGTTCTGACCGTCGCGGCGGACGTGACCGATCCCGCCGCGGTGGCGGCCGCGGTCGACGCGCCGGCGGCGCGGTGGGGCGGACTCGACGGTCTGGTCAACGCCGTCGGGTTGTGCGAGCCGGTGAGCGGCGGATTCCTGGAGACCGACGACGGCCACTGGCAGCGCGCGTTCGACGCGGTGCTGCTCTACGCGGTCCGCACCTGCCGGGCGGCGCTCCCCCACCTGCTCGACGGCGGCGGGGCGATCGTGAACGTCTCGGCGATGTCGAGCCGGCACTACCTGCCGATGATGCCGCACTACTCCTCGCAGAAACTGGCGCTGGCTCACCTGACGAAGAATCTGGCGAAGGAGTTCGGCGCCCGCGGGATCCGGACGAACGCGGTGATGCCGGGCATGGTCGAGTCCGACGCGGTGGCGAAGCGCAAGGCCGCCGCGATGGCCGAGCACGGCTGGGACGACGAGCAGTTCTTCGAGTACGTCAACACGAAGTACTCCCAGTGCACCTACGGCGGCCGGCTCGGGCAGCCGGACGAGGTCGGGGCCGCGATCGCCTGGCTGCTCTCCGACGACGCGTCCTACGTCAACGGGGCCTGGCTGCCGGTCGACGGCGGTTCGGCGTTCTGA
- a CDS encoding fatty acid--CoA ligase family protein, producing the protein MTAPATASENAPAFARNLATHLSEAPAEMELVFYRDLAWNADRLRAAVAHLREVFASRGPAAQVAIVMRNHPWHIAALAAALIDGHTLVVLSPLEPVERSTDDIRSFRPAVVVAETGDAGPDLRAAAAAAGAAFVELSVPGQGSGPQLTRRSGPIEPSDPEPGVAIVMLTSGTTGPAKRVSVRYRDVEAALAGIDRHYLGKVVTARRTAPVICPLLPVTITGLWALITALAGGAPIVLMDRFDPQPWSALVRRHRPRTLNLPPAALRMILDAEIPAGDLASVAAVWSGAAPLDPALADRFEATYGFPVLQSYGATEFTGGLAGWSLGDWKTWGETKRRSVGRLHPGVEGRVLDPDTGAELTPGETGRLSFRTPHSVGAGPEDWINTNDLGRIDADGFLFVEGRVDDVLNRGGFKVSAGKLKSVLEEHPAVREAAVVGVPDERLGETPGALVVLRDGQDATDDELEAWIRDRLPPYYAPTVLRRCEAIPRNGAMKIVRPAVLALLTEPRS; encoded by the coding sequence ATGACCGCCCCGGCCACCGCGTCGGAGAACGCGCCCGCCTTCGCCCGGAACCTCGCGACGCATCTGTCCGAGGCGCCGGCGGAGATGGAGCTCGTCTTCTACCGCGACCTCGCCTGGAACGCCGACCGGCTGCGTGCCGCGGTGGCGCACCTGCGCGAGGTGTTCGCCTCGCGGGGACCGGCGGCACAGGTGGCCATCGTGATGCGCAACCACCCGTGGCACATCGCGGCGCTCGCGGCGGCGCTGATCGACGGTCACACGTTGGTCGTGCTCAGCCCGCTCGAGCCCGTCGAGCGGTCGACCGACGACATCCGCAGCTTCCGTCCGGCCGTCGTGGTCGCTGAGACCGGTGACGCCGGGCCCGACCTGCGCGCGGCGGCCGCCGCCGCCGGGGCGGCGTTCGTCGAGCTCTCGGTCCCGGGGCAGGGGAGCGGTCCGCAGCTGACGAGGCGTTCCGGCCCGATCGAGCCGTCGGACCCGGAGCCCGGCGTCGCGATCGTCATGCTCACCAGCGGGACGACGGGGCCGGCGAAGCGGGTCTCGGTCCGGTACCGGGACGTCGAGGCCGCCCTCGCCGGGATCGACCGCCACTACCTCGGCAAGGTCGTCACCGCGCGCCGGACGGCGCCGGTGATCTGCCCGCTGCTGCCGGTCACGATCACCGGGTTGTGGGCGCTGATCACCGCCCTGGCCGGGGGCGCGCCGATCGTCCTGATGGACCGCTTCGACCCGCAGCCGTGGTCCGCGCTCGTCCGCCGCCACCGGCCGCGGACGCTGAACCTCCCGCCGGCGGCGCTACGGATGATCCTCGACGCCGAGATCCCGGCCGGGGACCTCGCGTCGGTGGCCGCGGTCTGGTCCGGCGCGGCGCCGCTCGACCCGGCGCTGGCCGACCGCTTCGAGGCGACCTATGGCTTCCCGGTCTTGCAGAGCTACGGCGCCACCGAGTTCACCGGTGGCCTCGCGGGCTGGAGCCTCGGCGACTGGAAGACCTGGGGCGAGACCAAGCGCCGCAGCGTCGGCCGGCTGCACCCGGGGGTCGAGGGCCGGGTGCTGGACCCCGACACCGGCGCAGAACTGACGCCGGGTGAGACGGGGCGCCTGAGCTTCCGGACGCCGCACTCCGTCGGCGCCGGCCCCGAGGACTGGATCAACACCAACGACCTCGGCCGCATCGACGCCGACGGGTTCCTGTTCGTCGAAGGTCGCGTGGACGACGTGCTCAACCGCGGCGGGTTCAAGGTCAGCGCCGGCAAGCTCAAGAGCGTCCTCGAGGAGCACCCCGCGGTGCGTGAGGCCGCGGTCGTCGGCGTCCCGGACGAGCGGCTCGGTGAGACCCCGGGCGCGCTGGTCGTGCTGCGCGACGGACAGGACGCCACCGACGACGAGCTCGAGGCCTGGATCCGCGACCGGTTGCCGCCGTACTACGCGCCGACCGTCCTGCGCCGCTGCGAGGCGATCCCGCGCAACGGCGCGATGAAGATCGTGCGTCCGGCGGTGCTGGCCCTGCTGACGGAGCCGCGGTCGTGA
- a CDS encoding biotin carboxylase N-terminal domain-containing protein codes for MALTSVLIANRGEIARRVTRAARARGLRVVAVCSRADATAPFVREADTTVLLSGDTLAETYLNIDAIVAAARGAGVDAVHPGYGFLAENADFAAAVTAAGLTYLGPNAKTVALMGSKVAAKDAARAADVPVLPDAVVGADVREADLFAAGESVGYPMLVKASAGGGGRGMRPVAAAGELVAAVSAARSEALAAFGDGTVFLERYLASARHVEVQVIADRHGNVFALGDRECSVQRRHQKLIEEAPAVCIPAAARETIAAAAARLTSKIGYEGVGTCEFLVEGADAFFLEMNTRLQVEHTVTEEVTGLDLVDLQFAVATGARLNLTPDQLEPRGVAVQARLCAEDPAAGWVPSTGTVWRYRHPEAPWLRGEHGIVEGDAVTPAYDSMVAKVIASGPTREIALARLADALARAEVAGVATNRLALAAVLRHPVYVEGAAVDTSFLDRYPEVTAAPEPTTAEIAAAALGLLADETAADAIVPTLPTSWRWGVQPARELELVVAGEPLPVRLTPVADRLWSLDLPGMTSRAEPCQPADGLTSASAGRHPAEVEVLADRSEGRERTLLLRVGAEVAEWTVARRGPARDIDADEVVVRGGGRAIALGVAPRFRTGRHDTAAAGPVSSLPGTVVEVRVAEGETVAAGAVLAVVEAMKMQHPITAPYDAVVTSVLVTPGQAVEAHQLLLELTETEGAG; via the coding sequence ATGGCACTCACGTCTGTGTTGATCGCGAACCGCGGCGAGATCGCCCGACGCGTCACCCGCGCCGCCCGGGCCCGTGGACTGCGCGTGGTCGCGGTCTGCTCCCGGGCCGACGCCACCGCGCCGTTCGTGCGCGAGGCCGACACCACTGTCCTGCTGTCCGGCGACACCCTCGCCGAGACCTACCTCAACATCGACGCGATCGTTGCCGCCGCGCGGGGCGCGGGCGTCGACGCGGTCCATCCCGGCTACGGCTTTCTCGCCGAGAACGCCGACTTCGCGGCGGCGGTGACCGCCGCGGGGCTGACGTACCTCGGGCCGAACGCGAAGACCGTCGCGCTGATGGGCTCGAAGGTCGCCGCCAAGGACGCGGCCCGCGCCGCGGACGTGCCGGTGCTGCCGGACGCTGTCGTCGGCGCCGACGTTCGCGAGGCCGACCTGTTCGCGGCGGGCGAGTCCGTCGGGTACCCGATGCTCGTCAAGGCCAGCGCCGGCGGCGGTGGCCGGGGCATGCGACCGGTGGCCGCGGCGGGCGAACTGGTTGCCGCCGTGTCCGCCGCCCGGAGCGAGGCGCTGGCCGCCTTCGGTGACGGCACCGTGTTCCTCGAGCGGTACCTCGCCTCCGCGCGGCACGTCGAGGTCCAGGTGATCGCGGACCGGCACGGCAACGTCTTCGCGCTCGGCGACCGCGAGTGCTCGGTCCAGCGCCGGCACCAGAAGCTGATCGAGGAGGCCCCGGCGGTCTGCATCCCCGCCGCGGCCCGGGAGACGATCGCCGCCGCGGCCGCGCGGCTGACGTCGAAGATCGGCTACGAGGGCGTCGGGACGTGCGAGTTCCTCGTGGAGGGCGCGGACGCGTTCTTCCTCGAGATGAACACCCGTCTGCAGGTCGAGCACACCGTCACCGAGGAGGTCACCGGGCTCGACCTGGTCGACCTGCAGTTCGCGGTCGCGACGGGGGCGCGCCTGAACCTGACGCCGGATCAGCTGGAGCCGCGTGGCGTCGCCGTCCAGGCCCGGCTCTGCGCCGAGGACCCGGCCGCGGGCTGGGTCCCCAGCACCGGGACCGTCTGGCGGTATCGCCACCCGGAGGCCCCCTGGCTGCGCGGGGAGCACGGCATCGTCGAGGGTGACGCCGTCACGCCGGCGTACGACTCGATGGTCGCCAAGGTCATCGCGTCCGGCCCGACGCGGGAGATCGCGCTCGCCCGGCTCGCCGACGCCCTGGCCCGGGCCGAGGTCGCGGGCGTCGCGACCAACCGGCTCGCGCTCGCCGCGGTGCTGCGGCACCCGGTGTACGTCGAGGGGGCCGCGGTCGACACGTCCTTCCTCGACCGGTACCCCGAGGTCACCGCCGCCCCCGAGCCGACGACGGCGGAGATCGCCGCTGCCGCGCTGGGGCTGCTCGCCGACGAGACCGCCGCCGACGCGATCGTCCCGACCCTGCCCACCTCGTGGCGCTGGGGCGTCCAGCCGGCCCGGGAGCTCGAGCTCGTCGTCGCCGGCGAGCCCCTCCCGGTCCGTCTCACCCCCGTCGCCGACCGCCTGTGGTCGCTCGATCTCCCCGGGATGACGTCCCGTGCGGAGCCGTGTCAGCCCGCAGACGGGCTGACAAGCGCCTCTGCGGGACGTCATCCCGCAGAAGTGGAGGTGCTGGCGGACCGGTCGGAGGGGCGCGAGCGGACGCTCCTGCTGCGGGTCGGGGCCGAGGTCGCGGAGTGGACGGTCGCGCGGCGCGGACCGGCGCGGGACATCGACGCCGACGAGGTCGTCGTGCGGGGCGGCGGGCGCGCGATCGCGCTCGGCGTCGCGCCGCGGTTCCGGACCGGCCGGCACGACACGGCCGCGGCCGGGCCGGTGTCGTCGCTGCCGGGCACCGTGGTCGAGGTCCGCGTCGCCGAGGGCGAGACGGTCGCGGCCGGCGCCGTGCTGGCGGTCGTCGAGGCCATGAAGATGCAGCACCCGATCACCGCGCCGTACGACGCGGTCGTGACCAGTGTCTTGGTGACGCCGGGTCAGGCCGTCGAGGCGCACCAGTTGCTGCTGGAGCTGACGGAGACGGAGGGAGCCGGGTGA
- a CDS encoding acyl-CoA dehydrogenase family protein: MSVLRGIERDLGTALGESDEQFLAELSAFLDERAPSPFVLPDARADRLAALRAWQATLDEGRYAAITWPAEHGGRDATFTEQLIFHTEMARRRLPTVPGRTGLSILGPTLMVHGSAEQRATVLPRLRRGDDLWCQGFSEPEAGSDLASLRTFGAIDGDDLVISGQKIWTSGAREADAMFALVRTDRDVPKRDGISYVLIPMTAPGVTVRPIRQISGDAEFSEVFLDEVRVPLTNVVGGLGNGWKVMRTTLANERGVLFLGRQLALARQLTAIRDRARTADAHTRERYARAWCDAQLVRINGLRGLARAADGLEPGPEAAMSKLFGQETEKALYELLLDCCGPEGVIDRPGEAVDGGKWILGWLRTRASTIGGGTSEVQRNALAERVLGQPRDPWAD, from the coding sequence GTGAGCGTGCTGCGCGGGATCGAACGCGACCTCGGCACGGCGCTGGGGGAGAGCGACGAGCAGTTCCTCGCCGAGCTGTCGGCGTTCCTCGACGAACGCGCCCCGTCGCCGTTCGTGCTGCCCGACGCCCGGGCGGACCGGTTGGCCGCGCTGCGCGCCTGGCAGGCGACCCTTGACGAGGGCCGGTACGCCGCGATCACCTGGCCGGCGGAGCACGGCGGGCGGGACGCCACCTTCACCGAGCAGCTGATCTTCCACACCGAGATGGCGCGGCGCCGGCTGCCCACCGTGCCGGGGCGGACGGGGCTGTCGATCCTCGGGCCGACGCTGATGGTCCACGGGTCCGCCGAGCAGCGCGCCACCGTCCTGCCCCGTCTGCGTCGCGGCGACGACCTGTGGTGCCAGGGGTTCTCCGAGCCCGAGGCCGGGAGCGACCTCGCGTCGCTCCGCACGTTCGGGGCGATCGACGGCGACGACCTCGTGATCTCGGGCCAGAAGATCTGGACCTCCGGGGCCCGCGAGGCCGACGCGATGTTCGCGCTGGTGCGCACCGACCGGGACGTCCCGAAGCGGGACGGCATCTCCTACGTCCTGATCCCGATGACCGCGCCCGGCGTGACGGTCCGTCCGATCCGCCAGATCAGCGGCGACGCCGAGTTCAGCGAGGTCTTCCTCGACGAGGTCCGGGTGCCGCTGACCAACGTGGTCGGCGGTCTCGGCAACGGGTGGAAGGTCATGCGGACGACGCTCGCCAACGAACGGGGCGTCCTGTTCCTCGGGCGCCAACTCGCCCTCGCGCGGCAGCTGACGGCGATCCGCGACCGGGCCCGGACCGCGGACGCCCACACCCGCGAGCGGTACGCGCGGGCCTGGTGCGACGCGCAGCTCGTCCGGATCAACGGGCTGCGCGGGCTCGCCCGGGCCGCCGACGGGCTGGAGCCCGGACCCGAGGCGGCGATGAGCAAGCTGTTCGGGCAGGAGACCGAGAAGGCGCTGTACGAGCTGCTGCTCGACTGCTGCGGACCGGAGGGCGTCATCGACCGGCCGGGCGAGGCGGTCGACGGCGGCAAGTGGATCCTCGGCTGGCTGCGGACGCGGGCGTCGACGATCGGCGGCGGGACCTCCGAGGTGCAGCGCAACGCCCTCGCCGAGCGGGTGCTCGGCCAGCCGCGGGACCCCTGGGCGGACTGA
- a CDS encoding acyl-CoA dehydrogenase family protein yields the protein MTSPFTAEHEAFRKTVRDFVAGEVAPYVDAWEEAGIFPARELFTKFASIGAIGLEYAEADGGQGADHWYTVVLSEELGRVDCNAIPMAFNVQAYYATASLAEHGSPELKARWLVPSMRGELVAAIAVTEPDAGSDVAAIRTRARRDGDDWVINGAKIYITNGTQADWLCLLARTSDAPGYRGMSQIVVPTATPGLTVSRSLRKLGNKGSDTAELVFDNVRVPVTNTIGEIDRGFQQQMHQFNLERLTATYQAVGQMQFALERTVDYLRIRSAFGQPLLANQHLQYTVAELFAEVQILREYTYSCAAKFAAGEDIAQVSTVAKLKAGRLARTVADTCIQYHGGVGYMEETWVSRYFRDARLLSIGGGADEVLLRMLTKQYGIDQ from the coding sequence GTGACATCCCCGTTCACCGCGGAGCACGAGGCGTTCCGCAAGACGGTCCGTGACTTCGTCGCGGGCGAGGTCGCGCCGTACGTCGACGCGTGGGAGGAGGCGGGGATCTTCCCCGCCCGCGAGCTGTTCACCAAGTTCGCGAGCATCGGCGCGATCGGTCTGGAGTACGCCGAGGCCGACGGCGGCCAGGGCGCGGACCACTGGTACACCGTCGTGCTCTCCGAGGAACTGGGCCGCGTCGACTGCAACGCGATCCCGATGGCGTTCAACGTGCAGGCCTACTACGCGACGGCGTCGCTGGCCGAGCACGGCAGCCCCGAGCTGAAGGCGCGCTGGCTCGTCCCGTCGATGCGGGGCGAGCTGGTCGCGGCCATCGCCGTCACCGAGCCGGACGCGGGGTCGGACGTCGCCGCCATCCGCACCCGCGCCCGGCGTGACGGCGACGACTGGGTGATCAACGGCGCGAAGATCTACATCACCAACGGCACCCAGGCCGACTGGCTCTGCCTGCTGGCCCGCACGTCGGACGCCCCCGGCTACCGGGGGATGAGCCAGATCGTCGTCCCGACCGCGACGCCCGGCCTGACCGTCAGCCGCTCGCTGCGCAAGCTCGGCAACAAGGGCTCGGACACCGCGGAGCTGGTGTTCGACAACGTGCGGGTCCCTGTGACGAACACGATCGGCGAGATCGACCGCGGCTTCCAGCAGCAGATGCACCAGTTCAACCTGGAACGCCTGACCGCGACGTACCAGGCCGTCGGGCAGATGCAGTTCGCGCTCGAGCGGACCGTCGACTACCTGCGCATTCGGTCGGCGTTCGGCCAACCGCTGCTGGCCAACCAGCACCTGCAGTACACCGTCGCCGAGCTGTTCGCCGAGGTGCAGATCCTGCGCGAGTACACCTACTCCTGCGCCGCGAAGTTCGCCGCGGGTGAGGACATCGCGCAGGTGTCGACGGTCGCGAAGCTCAAGGCCGGGCGCCTCGCACGCACCGTCGCCGACACGTGCATCCAGTACCACGGTGGCGTCGGCTACATGGAGGAGACGTGGGTGTCGCGGTACTTCCGGGACGCGCGACTGCTCTCCATCGGCGGCGGCGCCGACGAGGTGCTGCTGCGGATGCTGACCAAGCAGTACGGCATCGACCAGTGA
- a CDS encoding FadR/GntR family transcriptional regulator, translated as MARKEPAAPDDDIPASATADARRLARDLRRQIVTGELPAGTRLAAEPELQEQFDVSRATLRSAFRVLEAEGLVRIHRGARGGAEVTHPTADAAARYFGLVLQSRGTRLEDFAHARTVLEPHAAALAAEHATEEDVARLRAALEAENAALASGDVEEFLAATVAFHGLVAEIGKSSTLWVIMDLIDGVLQRHAEGRIRSGRNTDPELRKDKTHAQLVAAIANGDVEAARDIWAKHAEALGTAMVKNSSGRDALLFG; from the coding sequence ATGGCCCGTAAGGAACCCGCGGCGCCGGACGACGACATCCCCGCCAGCGCCACCGCGGACGCTCGGCGCCTCGCGCGCGACCTGCGCCGGCAGATCGTCACCGGCGAGCTCCCCGCCGGCACGCGTCTCGCCGCCGAGCCCGAGCTGCAGGAGCAGTTCGACGTCTCCCGCGCGACGCTGCGCTCGGCGTTCCGCGTCCTCGAGGCCGAAGGGCTCGTGCGCATCCACCGCGGGGCGCGCGGCGGCGCCGAGGTCACGCACCCCACCGCCGACGCAGCCGCCCGCTACTTCGGTCTCGTCCTACAGTCCCGGGGCACGCGGCTCGAGGACTTCGCCCACGCCCGCACGGTGCTGGAACCCCACGCCGCCGCGCTCGCCGCCGAGCACGCGACGGAGGAGGACGTCGCCCGCCTGCGCGCCGCGCTGGAGGCCGAGAACGCCGCCCTCGCGTCCGGCGACGTCGAGGAGTTCCTCGCCGCGACCGTCGCCTTCCACGGCCTGGTCGCCGAGATCGGCAAGTCCTCGACGCTCTGGGTGATCATGGACCTGATCGACGGCGTCCTGCAGCGCCACGCGGAGGGCCGGATCCGCTCGGGTCGTAACACCGACCCCGAACTGCGCAAGGACAAGACCCACGCCCAGCTCGTCGCCGCGATCGCCAACGGCGACGTCGAGGCCGCCCGTGACATCTGGGCCAAGCACGCCGAGGCCCTCGGCACCGCGATGGTGAAGAACTCCTCCGGCCGGGACGCCCTCCTCTTCGGCTGA